The genomic stretch ACCCAGGGGCTGCGCTTCGGTCCCTCCGGCAGGGTCACCCTGTGGACGAAGGAGGTGGGCGATGACGGGACGCCCCGCCAGAAGGAGGTGCGGGGCCGCTACACGGTGCGCGGCAGGCAGGTAGCGCTTCGGTTGAATGGCCGTGCGCCGCTCGAAGGCACGCTGACGGAGACGGGCGCGCTCACCTTCCCTGGCCTGGAGACGTTCACCGACTCACCTTCGGAATGCGAGGCGTGAGCCCCCGCGGGCCTCCGTGCATTCCAGCCATCAGTCGCGAGGCGAGGCACGCTCGCTTTCAGATACGGCCCGCGCAACCCCCTTGGCACCCATGCCGCGCGTCGTCATGGTGCGCACGGGGGCAGGTGGGAAGGGATGATTCTTCGGGGTGGAATCAGGGCGTGAGGCGGATGTGGCGGCGGCCCCCTCTACTTCTGCACAACAGCCAGGACGCTCCCGCCGGGTGAAACGAAGCCCGGCAGGGCGCCCCTTTGGCCCGATCCACGACGGGCCTGGACCTCAGGCCGCCTTGGTCTTCGCGGCCGGCAGCGACAGCGCGTACCACGCCGTGCGGAAGGCCTTCAGCTCGCGCAGGCCCGCCGGGTGACGGCCCAGGGCCGGCGCCATGGTGACGGGCAGGCCCAGCTTCTTCTCGATGGCCTTCGCCGCGTTGAGCTCCAGCTTGCGCCGGTTCTCGCACTTCTCGCAGGTGGACTTGGGGCCCACGCGGTTGACGAGCACCCGCTCCACGGGGAGCTTCTTCTCCTGCAGGTACTCCACCAGCCGCTCGGTGCGGGCCGCGGCCAGCTCCTCGCCACGCGTGACGACCACGAAGCGCGCCTCGCTCGGGGAGGCCAGCGCGTCCTCGAAGCGCTTCACGTGCTTGAGCATCCCGGCGATGTCGTCCGCCAGCTCGCCCAGGCCCTTGGCGCGGTGCTTGGTGAGCACCGCGTGCAGCGCGCCCAGCCACGTCTTGGCCGTCTCCGCCAGCTCCACCACGCGCACGGACGTCACCACCGGCGACGAGTCCACCACGATGCGCTTGAAGCGCTCCTGCACCAGCGCGTCCGTCAGACAGGACAGCGCGGCCAGCTCGTCGATGCCCGGCGGCGCGCACTCCAGCAGGTTGCGCAGGTAGAGCAGATCCGCGGGCACCTCGCTGCCCGACCGGGGAGCGCCCTCGAAGGCCTTCTCCGCCTTCTCCTTCACCCGCTTGCGCAGGGCATTGAACCAGCCGGCGATGTCCAGCTCACGCGCGTACAGGCCCTTGGTGCCCTTCACCTGCGTTTCCGTGTCCGTCAGGCGGCTCTGCAGCACGTCCGACAGCGAGTGCGCCGGATCCGTGGAGATGAGGAGCACCGGCCCCTCCTTCTCCGTCAGCGTCACCGCGGCGGCGGCGGCGCAGGAGCTCTTGCCCACCCCGCCCTGCCCCACGAAGAAGATGAGCCGCGTGGGCGGCAGCGGCGGCGCGGCGATGGGCGGCATGGACGGCGCGCGCACCAGCGCCGGAGGCCCTTCGGCCGCGGCGAACTCCAGCGCCTTGGTCTCCTTGCCACTGGCCCACGCCTTGGCGAACAGCGCCAGGCCATCCAGCCCGCGCGGCGCCACTTCACGCCGGCCCAGCAGGTGCACCGGCACCGTCTTGTCCAGCGCCTGGAACTTGCGGACGTGAGGGGCCTGTAGGCCGCGGCGGCCCTGGCACGCGGGACAGCCGTCCTTGTCCTCGATCTGGTTGACGACGATCTCCGTCACCGGCAGCCCGCGCTCGCGAAGCTGGGTGAAGAGCATGCGCGTCTGCGCCTCGGGCACCGGCTCCGCCAGCGCCACCAGGTGGAAGGCCGTGCGCGCGGGGTCCTTCAGCAGCGCCAGCAGCTTCTCCGCCTTCTGCCCCACCTGCTCCAGGAAGCCGGGCGCCTCGGCCGCGGCCGCCGCCTTCTTGCCCTTCTTCGCCGGCGCCTCCGTCTTGTCCCCACCGGCCTTCACCAGGCCCAGGAACTTGCGCAGGCTCGTCGGCAGGTCGAACAGCCGCAGGGTGTGGCTGGTCGGCGCGGCGTCCACCACGATGCGGTCGAACTCCTCGCCCTCCAGCAGGTCCACCACGTGGAAGAGCGCCACCAGCTCCTCCAGCCCCGGCACGGCCTGCTGGTACAGCTTGCCCATGTCGTCGTCCGACACGTGCGTGCCCTTCGCCGCGGCCTTCGACAGCGCGGGCAGGTAGGACGCCAGGAAGGGCTTCATCAGCGCCGCCGGCTCCACTTCCAGGCCGTACACGCCGCCGTCTCCCTTGCCCGGGACCAGCTTGGTCGCCTTGGCCGGGAGCTTCTTCTTCACCAGGTCCGACAGGGAGCGGACCGGATCCAACGACACGAGCAGCACCCGTTCCTTGGGCGCATCCTCCGACAGCCTCAACGCATATGCCGCCGCGAGCGTAGTCTTACCTACCCCGCCTTTGCCGCCGAAGAAGTGAAGTACTCGCGCGTCGCTCATTGCGTTGTGGCCTTCCTTGTGCCCCCCCGCGGCACCCGATGCACACTCCGGGGCGCCCGAATAGATTGGCGCCGCTGGAGTTGCCCGAGGCGTGGAACATGTACGGCCGGGCACTCCCTGTGGGTGGGAGACCCCCCCAGAATCCCCCGTCCGGAGGTCAAAAGTCAAGAATTGACGGGGGTTTCGCGGCGGGGTCGCCGCCTGGGCGGGCGTCCCCTCCGAGCCAGGCCAAGAGCCCGGAATCCGAAGGGGATTTCCTACCCGTGAGGTCAGCGGATGACGAACGAGTTGGTGCCCATGGCCCCCATCCCGCCGTCGCTTCCCTGCCCGCCCAGGGGACCGCCACCGCCGCCGCCGGGCGCCTGCTGCGCGCGGGCCTCGGCCGCGTAGCGGTTGAGCTTGTTGTAGAGCGTCTTCTCGCTCACCCCCAGCACCTCGGCGGTGCGGGCCTTGTTGTTCCCGTTCCGCTGGAGGCTGCCCAGGATGTACTCGCGCTCCACCGCGTCCAGGCTCAGCCCGAAGGGCAGCCGGAAGGTGTGGCGCTCCGGGCTCTTGCCCGCCATGTCGGGCGGCAGGTGCTCGCGGGTGATCAGCTCCCCGTCGCACAGGATGACGGCGCGCTCCACCGCGTTGCGCAGCTCGCGGATGTTGCCCGGCCAGTCGTAGTTCTTCAGGACCTCCATGGCCTCCGGGTGCACGCCGCTGACGCGCTTGCCGGAGTCGCCGCGGAACTTGTCCACGAAGTGCTGCACCAGGATGGGGACGTCGTCGCGGCGCTCGCGCAGGGGCGGCAGGTGGATCTGGAAGACGTTGAGGCGGAAGTAGAGGTCCTCGCGGAAGCGCCCGTTCTTGATCTCCTGCTTGAGGTCGCGGTTGGTGGCGCAGAGCACGCGCACGTCCACCTCGATCTCCACCTTGCCGCCCAGCCGGCGCAGCCTGCCCTCTTCCAGCACGCGCAGGAGCTTGGCCTGCAGCTCGATGGGAATCTCACCCAATTCGTCCAGGAAGAGCGTGCCGCCGTGGGCCATCTCGAACACGCCGGGCCGCCGCTGATCCGCGCCGGTGAAGGCGCCGCGCTCGTGGCCGAACAGCTCGGACTCGATGAGCGTGGCCGGGATGGAAGCGCAGTTGATGGCGATGAAGGGCTTGTCGCGGCGCAGGGACAGGTTGTGCACCGCGCGGGACACCACTTCCTTGCCCGTGCCGGACTCGCCGCTGATGGACACGCTGGCCTTGGAAGGCGCCACCTTCTCCACCAGCTCGATGACCTTGCGCATGCCCGCGGACTGGGCAATCAGGTCCGACGAGCCGAGCTGCTTCAGCCGCCGCCGCAGCGTCTGCACCTCGCGCATCGTCTCCTTCTTCTCCAGCGCCCGGTCGATACAGACCTTGAGCCGCGCGGTATCCAGCGGCTTGACGATGAAGTCGTAGGCGCCCTCGCGGATGGACTCCACCGCGGCGTCGATGGTGCCCCGCCCCGTCAGGAAGACCACCGGGCAGTCCGGCAGCTCCTCCTTCAGGTTGCGCAGCAACCAGAGCCCATCCGTCTCCGGCATGGCCAGATCCGACAGGACCACGTCCGGCCGGAACTCGTTCGCCTTTCGGAGGGCGTCATGCCCGTCGAATGCGATCTCGACCTTGTGTCCCCAGGCGCTGAGCATGTCCGCCAGCGCCTCACACGTGTCGCGTTCGTCATCCACGGCCAGGATTCGTGCGCTGCCCAAGTGAAGACCTCCCGTACTGCGTCGTGACGCGAAGTTGTCGTGACTCGAAATCAGAAGCCGGCCCGTCTCGATGAGACACTCAGGCGCGGGAGAAACTCAGGCGGCACAGCCCCGCCCGGACGTACAGGTCGACGCCCAGCTGTGAACAGCGCAGTTGCAGCGCGGCCACGGCTTCAGGCAGGGGCTCGGGGCAGGCGCCGGCCGAATCCTCGACCTCCAGCACCGCGCTCGTCTCGTCCCCGCGCACCGTGACGCGGATCGAGCCGCCATTCTCCGCCCGGCGGAAGGCGCGCAGCAGCGTCTGGATGAGGAAGAAGCCCAGCTCCGACGTGTCCGGCAGGCGGACCTGGACGCCCGCCTCCACCGCCGCCTGGACCTGGACGCGGCGCTTGCGGCCCTCGTGCCCCAGCACGCCCAGCGCCCGCGTGGTGACCTCCGACAGGTCCGCCACGCCCGGCGCGCCGCCTCGGAAGACGATGAAGTCGCTGAACAGCTTCAGGATGCCGTCCACGCGCTGGATCTGATCGCGCATGGCCTTGAGGTTCTTCTCCTGTGACGGCGGCACGCTGCCGGTCTCCGCCTTCAGCTTCTCCGACAGGACCTCCAGGTGGATGGCCAGCGCGTTCAGCGGATTGCGGACGTCGTGCAGCAGGCTGTCCATCAGCGTGGGGACGGCCAGGTATCGGGCCGCGCCCACCACGGGCTGCGGCGCGTCCCCAACAGAGGATGCACTATTTGACATTGCTGTCGAGGTAACCAACTGGAACTCCTCGGGATTTTCCCTGATCCACCCCCGCCGCCGCCCAACCGGAGCCAAGAGTTAGGGAGCCGTTCCAACATCGTCAACCCTGGGGCGGTAATTCTTGCCGGAAGCGGCAAATTCCCCATGCACGGCGCGGACTTAGGTCCGCCCGCGAGTGTCTTTCAGGTGACGATTGAGGAGCGCGCGCGATCCGCGCGGAAATGCCCGTACTGCCCCGCGGTGCGGGGCGATCAGGCACCCGAGGCGGGAGGCCGGGCGGCGTCGCCCAGACCCACCAGGTCCAGCTTCAGCCGGGCCGCGTACTCGAAGATGCGAGGGTCCCGGTAGAACTCGCCGAACACGATGCGCACCAGGCCCGCGTTGGCGATCAGCTTGAAGCACGGCCAGCACGGCGAGGCGGTGGTGTAGATGGTCGCCCCGTCGATGCTGACGCCGTTGGTGGCCGCCTGGATGATGGCGTTGGCCTCCGCGTGGACGGTGGCCACGCAGTGGCCGTTCTCCATCATGTGGCCCACGTCATCGCAGTGCGGCAGCCCGCGGATGGCGCCGTTGTAGCCGGTGGACAGGATGGTCCTTCCCCGGACGATGACGGCGCCCACGTGCTTGCGATCACACGTGGCGCGCGAGGCCACCTGCGTCGCGATGTCCATGAAGTACTGATCCCACGAGACACGTCCGGCCATCCCACACCTCCAGACCGGCGGATGTAACCCGCTCTCGCGTGGTGTCGAGATTCCTGCCGGCCCGCCCAGCGGGCCTGAGACACCGCGCGAAGTGACTAGCGCCCGGCGGCGTGGGCGAGTCCACCTTCCGTCGCGGGCTTGCGCGCCAGCAGCCGGCCAAAGCCCTTGGCCTGGAGGAAGTGGCGCACCTTCGCGCTGGGTGCGGCGAACGTCTCTCCCGGCATGGGCACGTCGAAGCTGTAGTTCTCCTCCTGCACCTCGAAGTCCACCTTCGCGGTGCGGTAGCCCTCCACGATGGCCAGCAGCCGGCCCGTCGTCAGGCTGAAGATGCCGCCGCCCGACGCGCCGTAGCCGATGGGGGCGTCCGTCTTCACCATCTTCGGGCGCTGGGACTCCTTGTCCCATTCGACCTGGGACAGCATGCCTCCGGACAGCGACAGCGCGCGGCCAAACGGCGAGGCGGCCACCACCACGTCCTCACCCAGCTCCAGCTCCGCGTCGTCCGCCAGCTCCACCGCGGGCAGGTCCAGCCCTGGCACGCGCACCAGCGCGAGGTCCAGGTCAGGCACCTGCCCCATGGCCACCACCTCGCCCCGGTGCTCCAGCGACTCCGCGCGGCGGTCCACCAGCACGCGCAGCTCCGGAGCCTCCATCCCGTCCATGGCCACCGCATGCGCGTTGGTGACCACCCAGGCGACCATGGCCCCGCTCTCATCCCGCTCGGCGCCCACCACCACGCCCGACGCCGTGCTGAGCACCCTTCCCTGCGAGGCGAGCTGCAGCCGCACGTTGTGGGGGAGGATGCGCCGCACCTGCTCCTTGCGCGTCATGCGAGGCGCGTCCGGCACCGCGAGGACCCGCTCGACGACGGGCGCCACCTGAGACGCGGGGGTGGCGGCGGCCGGCTGAGACGGCGCACCGGCGCACGACACGAGGGCGAGCAGGGCGGGGGCGCCCAGGAGGAAGCGGGTCATCGACTCTCCGGTCTGGGGGGAAAACGGATGCAGCCAGTACAACTCCCTGGCAGCCCCCATCATCCCGAGCCCTTTCCGGCTTTGAAAGCAGGCGTCCAGGCGGGCCCCGGACGCCTGCCCGGTCACGCGTAGCGCTTCTTCATCAGGAAGAGGATGGCGTCCTTCGCGCACGCCTCGCAGTAGCCGTAGCGCTCCGCCATCGTCTTCAGCGTGCTCTGCACCTGCGTCTGCTCGCGCGCGGTGAGCTGGTTGCGGTCCTCGGACAGGTACTTGAGGATGTTCTCCTTGTTCTTGCGCAGCACCCGCTTGCGCTCCTCGAAGTAGTGGTCTCGCAGGCGCTTGAACATGTCCGGGAAGATGCGGCCGTAGTCCATGACCGCGTCCGGGTTGTCCAGCCGGTGCGCGCCGATGGAGGCGATGAGCCCCCGGCGGAAGTCGGCGGCGTCCTCGCCGCGCGGCATGATGATGGCCTCCACCTCCACCATGCGCTGCTCTTCTGGCGCCTCCATCACCCCGGTGACGCGGTTGCGCATCTTCTCTCCGCGCACCCAATGGCTGATGGTCTGGATGTAGCGCTCCACCAGCTCGCGGTACTGCCCCTCCGACACCAGGCCCATGGACTCGCGCACCTCCGAATCCACCCGGTCCAGGTACTCCGCCTCCGCCAGCTTCACGAAGGCGTCATGGTCGTGGTAGCCGTCCACCACCTCCTGCAAGAGGAACTCGTAGACGCTCTTGTCCTTGCAGATGGCGGACAGCTCCTCCAGCACCGCCAGCGCGTTGAGACACTTGTAGTCGGCGTTCTGCGCGGCATTGAAGAGCGCCGTCTTTATTTCGCGCGCGCTGGCGCCCGAGCGTCCCTCGTAGTTGGGGTACGCGTCCGACTCCGTGAACAGCTCCTCGCGCAGCTTGCGCAGCTCCTTGGTGTTGGCCAGGCTCAGGCGATCCGGCGGCGCGCCCTCTTCGTAGAGGTGCAGCTTCTCCACCGGCGTCACCTGGTCGATGAGCTCCTTCACGTCCTGCGGGTAGCGGTCCGGAATGGGCTTCTTCAGCCGGGTGAGCACCGCCCACATGGCCGCCAGCTCCGTGGCATGCGGTGCCACGTGCTTGCCCACGGTGGTGGAGGTGATCTGCGCGTCGTAGATCTGCTGCTCGGTGCGGTAGCGGCGCAGGTAGGGCACGCGCACCAGCTCGATGCGGCCCTTGAAGGATGCGAAGTCCGGCAGCTCCTTGAAGGCGTTGAGGTGCTTCTCGTTCGCCGACGCGATGAGCACCTCGTCGAGCTGGAGGACAAAGGGCTCCAGCGGGACCTCGCCCGTCTCGCTGAAGCCCAGCAGGTACTTGAAGGCCTCCAATGGCCGCTTGAGCAGGTCCGCGTACTCGATGAGGCCGCGGTTGGCGTGGACCAGGGGGCCGTGCGGCTCGAAGAGCACCGTGCTGTGCAGCGGCGCGGGCACGTTGAGCTGGGTGCGGTCCGCGGTGAGCTGCTGGACGACGGCGTCCACGCTCATCTGCGGCTCCACCGTCACCGTGCCCACCTGATAGCGGCGCGACACGTAGAAGCGCTCCACCTGGACGTGGCGCATCACCTTCAGCCAGTCCCCGCCGTAGGAATTGAGCAGCGCGGTGTAGATGCGGCGGCACTTGGAGCACAGCTCGCCATCACGCACGTAGTCGGACAGGATGAAGTCGCCGCTCTCCCCGTCCCCGTTGCCCAGGCCCTTCTTCTTGAGGGCCGTCTCCAGCAGCTTGCGGCGCTCGCCGGGCGGGACGGCGAAGAGCGGATGGTCCCGCAGCTCGCAAGGCATGCGCAGGTCGATGGACTCCGCCTCCAGGTGCGCGAAGGTGGTCATCTCCCCACTGGCGGAGTCCCGCTCGCCGAAGCCGATGGAGCCCTTGATGAGCTTCTCCGACGGGAACACCCAGGCGAGCCGGTAGAGCGCGCCCTGGGGCAGCCGGGAGTACGCCTCCATGCCCTCCTTCAGGGCATTGACGAGCGTGGACTTGGCGCTGCCATTGGGCCCGTGCAGGAGGATGAGCTTGTTGATGCGGCCGGCCCGCACGAAGTTGCCGAGCAGCCGGTAGATGGCGTTCTGCACCTCCTCCTGGCCCGCCACCCGGTCGTCCCGGTCGCCGCCGGGCGCATCGAAGACCTGGAAGCGCCGGATGGTGCCCGTGGGATGCGGCACCGTCGTGGTGCCGAAGTGGTCCATCACGTCCCGCAGGTACTGCGCCGCGTTGCGGGCCTGGCCCTTCGGGTCGCTGAAGAAGAGGGAGAGATATTCCTCGAAGGAGAGAATCGACCGGTTCTTGACGAAGTCGGCGTTCACCTGCGCGCCCACTTCCTGCAGATAGCCCTTCGCGTCCAAGTTGATTCTCCTCTGGTCAGTCATCCACCACCAAGTTTTCCGCCCGGGCCACCAATGTCCAGCACCCCGGATGGCATTGTCGGCTGGGGCACGCGCTGCTGGCCACCGGGCGGGCACCGGGAGCGCTAAGGCCCCCTCCTGGGGAAGCAGGGAGCCCGGGTCCGCATTCCCGGGGAGCGGCAAACGTCGGGGTGTGTGAACTCGCGCGCGACGCGAGGGTGCGCTACGGTCTTTATCTTCCTCTGCGGCCTACCCACCCGGAGTCCAAGCAAGATGCACAAGGAGCCCATCATCGGCATCGACCTCGGCACGACGAACTCGTGCGCGGCGATCGTCGAGGACAGCGGGAACGTCAAGCTCATCCCCTACAAGGGCGGCGAGTACACCATCCCCTCGATCTTCGCGATCGACGACAAGGGGAACGAACTCATCGGCTACGAGGCCAAGCGCCAGTGGCAGCTCAACCCGCGCAACACCGTCTACGGCTCCAAGCGACTGGTGGGCCGGGGCTTCGGCACCGAGGTCGTCGACACGATGAAGAAGGTCGTGGCGTACAACATGCGCCCCGGCAAGCAGAGTGACGTCATCCTGGACGTGGGGAAGAAGGAGTTCGCCCTCCAGGAGGTCAGCGCCAAGATCCTGGGGAAGATCCGCGAGGTCGCCTCCAACTACCTGAAGATGCCCATCAAGCGGGCGGTGGTGACGGTCCCCGCCTACTTCAACGACCGGCAGCGCCAGTCGGTGAAGGACGCGGGCAAGCTCATCGACCTGGAGGTCGTCCGCATCATCAACGAGCCCACCGCGGCGGCGCTGGCCTACGGCGTGGGCAAGGGGCTGAAGGAAAAGGTCGTCATCTACGACCTGGGCGGCGGCACCTTCGACGTCTCCATCATCGAGATTCGCGACCGCGTCTTCGAGGTGAAGTCCACCGGCGGTGACGTCTTCCTCGGCGGCATCGACTTCGACAACGCCATCATCCACCACGTCCTCAAGGACTTCGCGGCGAAGACGGGCATCGACCTCGCCACGGACCCGGTGGCCATGCAGCGCATCAAGGACCTGGCCGAGCGCACGAAGATCGACCTGTCCGCGCGCGAGGAAGTCCCCTTCAACATCCCCTTCATCACGATGACGTCGCAGGGCCAGCCCCTGAACATCGAGATGAAGTTCACCCGGAAGATGCTGGAGCAGCTCACCAACCAGCTCGTGGATCGCACCCTGCAGATGGTGGCGCGCGTGCTGGTGGACTCCGGGCTGTCCACCAAGGACGTCGACGAGGTCATGCTCGTGGGCGGCCAGACGCGCATGCCCATCGTCCAGGACCGGCTCACCAAGTTCTTCGGCAAGCCGCCCAGCAAGGGCGTGCACCCGGACGAGGCGGTGGCCATTGGCGCCGCGCTCTACGCGCACTCGCTGCAGGACGACACCAACCTGCGCATCCAGTTGCTGGACGTGATTCCCATGGCCATTGGCCTGGAGAAGGCCGGCGGCGCCTTCCACGTCGTCTTCCCGCGCAACGCGGCCATTCCCAACGCCAAGCAATTGCTGGCCACCACCAGCATGGACAACCAGACCGAGCTCGCCGTGCGCATCTTCCAGGGCGACAACGAGCTGGTGGCCCGCAACGACATGCTGGGTGAGTTCACCTTCTCCGGCATCCAGCCCGGTCGCGCCGGCGCCGCGCAGGTGGAGATCACGTTCGACGTGAACGTGGAAGGCATCCTCACCATGCGCGCGCGTGACCCGGCGTCCGGCCGCGAGATGAAGACCACGGTGCGCGTCAGCCAGGCCTGATTCGCATCCCCTGCCCCGCTCCCATTCGCCAGGAGCGGAGCGCCCTCAACCGCCCCGGCCCACGGCCGCCGCTTCCGGCGGCAGGAAAGCCGTCGCGTCCTCCGGACCCAGCGGGCCCTGGCCCTCATCGCGGGCCAGCTCGAAGAGGCCCGCCTCCACGGGCACCAGGTGGAAGCGTGACGCCGCGCGCGCCTGGGCCCGGCCGCTGACCAGCACCTGCCCGCGCCCGGCCCGGACCGCCAGCCGCGCCGCGGTGTTCACCACGTCCCCCAGCACCGTGAAGTCCAGCCGGCCGGAGGCCTTCGCCCCCACGCTGCCGGCCACCAGGTCACCCGAATCCAGGCCCATGCAGACGCCATGCGCGTACGGTGCGCCCTCGCCGCCACGCGATGCCAGCGCGCCCAGTTGCCGGTGAATGGCGTGACAGGCCTCCAGCGCCAGGTCCACGTGCCCGGGGCCTCGGAAGACGGCCATCACCGCGTCCCCCATGAACTTGTCCACGATGCCGCCGCGCGCGAGCAACTCCGGGACAATGGCCTCGAAGTTGGCGTTGAGGCGGCGCAGGGACTCCGGCGGCGCTTCCTGGTGCAGCACCGGTGTGAAGGCATCCACGTCGATGAACACCACCGTGCCGTCCACCCACTCGCCCGCCATGGCGTCCGAGCCCTGGAGCAACGGCGGCAGACGCTCCAGCACCGCGCCCGGGACGAACATGCGCAACAGGCCGTTCTCCTCCGTGTAGCGCACGGTGCGGCGCAGCTCGCGCACGTGCTTCAGCGTCTTGACGAGCGTGGCCTCCAGGTCCGGGAAGTCGATGGGTTTGGTGATGAAGTCGAAGGCGCCGCGATTCATCGCCGTGCGAATGTTGTTCATGTCCCCATACGCGGAGACGATGACCACCCGGGTCAGCGAGCTGATCTCCCCCACGCGCGACAGGAACGTCAGCCCGTCCATGCGCGGCATGTTGATGTCGCAGAGGACGACTTCGATGTCGGGATGCTGGCGCATCTCCTCCAGCGCCTCCTCGCCGTCCGCGGCGAAGAGGAACTGGTAGACGGAGCGGCGGATCTGCTTGCGGAAGCTCTGCTCCATCAACACGACGATGTCCGGCTCGTCATCCACGACCAGGATCTTCGCCGGGCGCGACGGCCGGCCCGCGTCCACCGCGCTGGTGAGGGCGGAGGCCAACTCGTGCGCGGACTGGAAGCGGCGCGCGGGGTCCACGTCCAGGGCGCGCGCGAAGAAGGCGTCCACCTCCGTGCCCAGCTCCGGTGCCAGGCTGGACGGCGGCGCGGGCGGCGGCGGCACGTTGCCCAGGCGCATCTGCCGCAGTGACTCCAAGGGGAACGGGTGCTGCCCCGTCAGCGCGCGATACGCCACCACGGCCAGCGCCCAGAGGTCACAGCGGTGGTCCAGCCGCGGCTCCAGCCCTCGGAGCTGCTCGGGGCTCATGTACCGGGGCGTGCCGGCCATCTCCTCCTCGGGATGCGGCCGGGCCGCGCCGCCCGACATCAGCAGCGCCAGACCGAAGTCCAACACCTTCACCTGTTCGCCATGCTCCGTGCGCGCGAGGAACAGGTTGGCCGGCTTGAGGTCGCGGTGGATGACGCCCGCGGCATGCGCGGCGGTGAGCGCGCGGGCCGCCTGCGTCACCAGCCGCTCCACCATGGCCAGGGAC from Myxococcus xanthus encodes the following:
- a CDS encoding ArsA family ATPase yields the protein MSDARVLHFFGGKGGVGKTTLAAAYALRLSEDAPKERVLLVSLDPVRSLSDLVKKKLPAKATKLVPGKGDGGVYGLEVEPAALMKPFLASYLPALSKAAAKGTHVSDDDMGKLYQQAVPGLEELVALFHVVDLLEGEEFDRIVVDAAPTSHTLRLFDLPTSLRKFLGLVKAGGDKTEAPAKKGKKAAAAAEAPGFLEQVGQKAEKLLALLKDPARTAFHLVALAEPVPEAQTRMLFTQLRERGLPVTEIVVNQIEDKDGCPACQGRRGLQAPHVRKFQALDKTVPVHLLGRREVAPRGLDGLALFAKAWASGKETKALEFAAAEGPPALVRAPSMPPIAAPPLPPTRLIFFVGQGGVGKSSCAAAAAVTLTEKEGPVLLISTDPAHSLSDVLQSRLTDTETQVKGTKGLYARELDIAGWFNALRKRVKEKAEKAFEGAPRSGSEVPADLLYLRNLLECAPPGIDELAALSCLTDALVQERFKRIVVDSSPVVTSVRVVELAETAKTWLGALHAVLTKHRAKGLGELADDIAGMLKHVKRFEDALASPSEARFVVVTRGEELAAARTERLVEYLQEKKLPVERVLVNRVGPKSTCEKCENRRKLELNAAKAIEKKLGLPVTMAPALGRHPAGLRELKAFRTAWYALSLPAAKTKAA
- the nla6 gene encoding enhancer binding protein Nla6, yielding MGSARILAVDDERDTCEALADMLSAWGHKVEIAFDGHDALRKANEFRPDVVLSDLAMPETDGLWLLRNLKEELPDCPVVFLTGRGTIDAAVESIREGAYDFIVKPLDTARLKVCIDRALEKKETMREVQTLRRRLKQLGSSDLIAQSAGMRKVIELVEKVAPSKASVSISGESGTGKEVVSRAVHNLSLRRDKPFIAINCASIPATLIESELFGHERGAFTGADQRRPGVFEMAHGGTLFLDELGEIPIELQAKLLRVLEEGRLRRLGGKVEIEVDVRVLCATNRDLKQEIKNGRFREDLYFRLNVFQIHLPPLRERRDDVPILVQHFVDKFRGDSGKRVSGVHPEAMEVLKNYDWPGNIRELRNAVERAVILCDGELITREHLPPDMAGKSPERHTFRLPFGLSLDAVEREYILGSLQRNGNNKARTAEVLGVSEKTLYNKLNRYAAEARAQQAPGGGGGGPLGGQGSDGGMGAMGTNSFVIR
- a CDS encoding sensor histidine kinase — protein: MAPVGRRRGWIRENPEEFQLVTSTAMSNSASSVGDAPQPVVGAARYLAVPTLMDSLLHDVRNPLNALAIHLEVLSEKLKAETGSVPPSQEKNLKAMRDQIQRVDGILKLFSDFIVFRGGAPGVADLSEVTTRALGVLGHEGRKRRVQVQAAVEAGVQVRLPDTSELGFFLIQTLLRAFRRAENGGSIRVTVRGDETSAVLEVEDSAGACPEPLPEAVAALQLRCSQLGVDLYVRAGLCRLSFSRA
- a CDS encoding deoxycytidylate deaminase, which gives rise to MAGRVSWDQYFMDIATQVASRATCDRKHVGAVIVRGRTILSTGYNGAIRGLPHCDDVGHMMENGHCVATVHAEANAIIQAATNGVSIDGATIYTTASPCWPCFKLIANAGLVRIVFGEFYRDPRIFEYAARLKLDLVGLGDAARPPASGA
- a CDS encoding S1 family peptidase, with product MTRFLLGAPALLALVSCAGAPSQPAAATPASQVAPVVERVLAVPDAPRMTRKEQVRRILPHNVRLQLASQGRVLSTASGVVVGAERDESGAMVAWVVTNAHAVAMDGMEAPELRVLVDRRAESLEHRGEVVAMGQVPDLDLALVRVPGLDLPAVELADDAELELGEDVVVAASPFGRALSLSGGMLSQVEWDKESQRPKMVKTDAPIGYGASGGGIFSLTTGRLLAIVEGYRTAKVDFEVQEENYSFDVPMPGETFAAPSAKVRHFLQAKGFGRLLARKPATEGGLAHAAGR
- a CDS encoding PrkA family serine protein kinase; the encoded protein is MDAKGYLQEVGAQVNADFVKNRSILSFEEYLSLFFSDPKGQARNAAQYLRDVMDHFGTTTVPHPTGTIRRFQVFDAPGGDRDDRVAGQEEVQNAIYRLLGNFVRAGRINKLILLHGPNGSAKSTLVNALKEGMEAYSRLPQGALYRLAWVFPSEKLIKGSIGFGERDSASGEMTTFAHLEAESIDLRMPCELRDHPLFAVPPGERRKLLETALKKKGLGNGDGESGDFILSDYVRDGELCSKCRRIYTALLNSYGGDWLKVMRHVQVERFYVSRRYQVGTVTVEPQMSVDAVVQQLTADRTQLNVPAPLHSTVLFEPHGPLVHANRGLIEYADLLKRPLEAFKYLLGFSETGEVPLEPFVLQLDEVLIASANEKHLNAFKELPDFASFKGRIELVRVPYLRRYRTEQQIYDAQITSTTVGKHVAPHATELAAMWAVLTRLKKPIPDRYPQDVKELIDQVTPVEKLHLYEEGAPPDRLSLANTKELRKLREELFTESDAYPNYEGRSGASAREIKTALFNAAQNADYKCLNALAVLEELSAICKDKSVYEFLLQEVVDGYHDHDAFVKLAEAEYLDRVDSEVRESMGLVSEGQYRELVERYIQTISHWVRGEKMRNRVTGVMEAPEEQRMVEVEAIIMPRGEDAADFRRGLIASIGAHRLDNPDAVMDYGRIFPDMFKRLRDHYFEERKRVLRKNKENILKYLSEDRNQLTAREQTQVQSTLKTMAERYGYCEACAKDAILFLMKKRYA
- a CDS encoding Hsp70 family protein — encoded protein: MHKEPIIGIDLGTTNSCAAIVEDSGNVKLIPYKGGEYTIPSIFAIDDKGNELIGYEAKRQWQLNPRNTVYGSKRLVGRGFGTEVVDTMKKVVAYNMRPGKQSDVILDVGKKEFALQEVSAKILGKIREVASNYLKMPIKRAVVTVPAYFNDRQRQSVKDAGKLIDLEVVRIINEPTAAALAYGVGKGLKEKVVIYDLGGGTFDVSIIEIRDRVFEVKSTGGDVFLGGIDFDNAIIHHVLKDFAAKTGIDLATDPVAMQRIKDLAERTKIDLSAREEVPFNIPFITMTSQGQPLNIEMKFTRKMLEQLTNQLVDRTLQMVARVLVDSGLSTKDVDEVMLVGGQTRMPIVQDRLTKFFGKPPSKGVHPDEAVAIGAALYAHSLQDDTNLRIQLLDVIPMAIGLEKAGGAFHVVFPRNAAIPNAKQLLATTSMDNQTELAVRIFQGDNELVARNDMLGEFTFSGIQPGRAGAAQVEITFDVNVEGILTMRARDPASGREMKTTVRVSQA